One genomic window of Ignavibacteriales bacterium includes the following:
- a CDS encoding helix-turn-helix domain-containing protein: MYVTGVFFAFCLFYQIPDDVIHIPYKNEEIKVDGVLDDWEDAFDYVFTDTLRSFYTVPEIKLNHVYPSQFDFAYLKKPLSKNTAKVKYFWNLKSLNIAILVKDEQLFAQIDTGTDKPKLHLNDGIEIYIDSKCDDGLKMNTNDYQFIVDLKNRTQVFRGDRRLIKLDTLAVPKDYDQNVLFKSKLKYFGTVNQPEDIDSFYIVEISIPFASIGFEPQSGKSLRMDICCNDIDYPIEQGTIIEYASTIMWSFDWMGYSDFGFPKYWRKVKLIGGPSFLENLAEEYKQYWLWVYLITFALTFSIITYLYLRIKRISKIPSESEVNKGRIIFIPFNEQIKNKLTTNQIILQKASKYIIDNKHRTIHSEEVAKEIGISLRHFQRLTREELNTTPTNFIYLVKLKLAEEFLICKLGNITEAAFEFGFNDLSHFSKLFKNHFGLSPSDYIKQNINT, from the coding sequence ATGTACGTTACCGGGGTTTTTTTTGCTTTCTGTTTGTTTTATCAGATACCTGATGATGTGATTCATATTCCATACAAGAATGAAGAAATTAAAGTTGATGGAGTTTTGGATGATTGGGAAGATGCATTTGATTATGTCTTTACCGATACACTAAGATCTTTTTATACAGTCCCTGAAATAAAATTAAATCATGTCTATCCGTCTCAGTTCGATTTTGCATATCTAAAAAAACCGCTTTCTAAAAACACGGCAAAAGTGAAATATTTTTGGAATTTGAAATCCTTAAATATTGCAATCCTTGTTAAGGATGAGCAACTTTTTGCACAAATAGATACCGGCACAGATAAACCAAAACTTCACTTAAACGATGGAATTGAAATATATATTGATTCCAAATGTGATGATGGTTTAAAGATGAATACAAATGACTATCAATTTATAGTTGATCTGAAAAACAGAACACAAGTTTTTAGAGGAGACAGAAGATTAATTAAGTTGGATACCCTTGCAGTACCGAAGGATTATGATCAAAATGTACTTTTTAAAAGTAAGCTAAAGTATTTTGGAACAGTAAATCAACCTGAAGATATAGATAGTTTTTACATTGTAGAAATTTCAATTCCTTTTGCATCAATCGGTTTTGAACCGCAGTCCGGTAAAAGTTTGCGTATGGATATTTGCTGCAACGATATTGACTATCCCATAGAGCAGGGTACAATTATAGAATATGCATCAACAATCATGTGGTCATTTGATTGGATGGGATACAGCGATTTTGGCTTTCCTAAATATTGGAGGAAAGTAAAATTGATAGGCGGACCAAGTTTTCTGGAAAATCTTGCCGAGGAATACAAACAATATTGGCTTTGGGTTTATTTAATAACTTTTGCACTTACTTTTTCTATAATAACCTATTTGTATTTAAGAATAAAACGCATTAGTAAAATTCCAAGTGAATCGGAAGTTAATAAAGGAAGAATTATTTTTATTCCTTTTAATGAACAGATTAAAAACAAGCTAACCACCAACCAAATTATTCTGCAAAAAGCCTCCAAGTATATTATTGATAATAAACATAGAACTATCCATTCCGAAGAAGTTGCTAAAGAAATAGGAATTTCATTAAGGCATTTTCAAAGATTAACCCGCGAAGAATTGAATACTACCCCCACAAATTTTATTTATCTTGTAAAACTTAAACTTGCCGAAGAGTTCTTGATCTGTAAATTAGGAAATATTACTGAAGCTGCTTTCGAGTTTGGATTTAATGACCTTTCTCACTTTTCAAAACTATTTAAAAATCATTTTGGATTATCGCCTTCCGATTACATTAAGCAGAACATAAATACGTGA
- a CDS encoding T9SS type A sorting domain-containing protein translates to MKNFIISFLMFIVLINVGFYAQQLHRTGLLFEDISKNTSIRKAEPKTVLYKLSSSVDNSDHLPPVGNQGQQGSCVAWAIGYYYKTYQEWQEHGWSITVPNHIFSPSFIYNHINGGRDGGSYFSDALKLLTDNGCATIADFPYQNYTALPSESVYLDAIKYRSLDAYYIPINNTTGIEQVKQHLANGDIAVLGIIIYGNFDNIKNYNNTYCVNEKMGNNRGGHALAIVGYDDNKVTADGTGAFRLVNSWGTSWGDNGFCWMSYQAVIDTNLSQRFACYTTDRIQYEPTIIASTQITHSNINFLKLNFGIGLNSTPIYSKNYFDFYMNTLPGLPARSFPNNNIDFDLSDGLSYLDTTQSNNVFLSTQSTVSGTVNNFSITDLRVHYITTSSETPKTIPDNNESVFTNIDLRIVNESNIICTDVTLLQGWNIVSVPVIATNMSTSILFAGANSPTYNYTDKYNIATTLENGKGYWVRYPIATTINICGNIVNSNTIPVTEGWNLVGVYERNVNINQVTTEPWGIVNSPFYGYSNKYEIPTVMEVGKSYWVRASGAGVINIGNALAKRINQTIVKESIDPKWIKIIVRDNNGNRSIVYGASESINFDSYALPPIPPSGVFDVRWDSNQLVDNINNGTKDILIHSAEYPITLKVEGGNLSIKDKVGGVVINAVVRDGQSIVITNPAIESFHVNTVVFPITFKLFQNYPNPFNPTTTIEYVLPYNSRVKVEIFNMLGQLITTLIDKEESAGYKQVLWNANDLSSGIYIMRMNAEAVEGGNKFSSTKKLLLLK, encoded by the coding sequence ATGAAAAATTTTATTATAAGTTTTCTGATGTTTATAGTATTAATCAATGTCGGATTTTATGCGCAGCAGTTACATAGAACAGGTTTGTTATTTGAAGATATATCTAAGAACACTTCGATAAGGAAAGCAGAACCCAAAACAGTATTATATAAATTGTCTTCTTCTGTTGATAACTCAGATCATTTACCGCCAGTAGGAAATCAAGGACAACAAGGCAGTTGCGTTGCATGGGCAATAGGCTACTATTATAAAACTTATCAAGAATGGCAAGAACATGGTTGGAGCATCACCGTTCCCAATCATATTTTCAGTCCCTCTTTTATTTATAACCATATTAATGGTGGTCGGGATGGAGGTTCATATTTTTCTGATGCACTTAAATTATTAACAGATAATGGATGCGCTACAATTGCCGATTTCCCATATCAGAATTATACTGCTTTGCCTTCAGAATCAGTATATCTCGATGCAATAAAATATAGATCGCTTGACGCCTATTATATTCCAATCAACAATACTACGGGAATTGAACAGGTGAAGCAGCATTTGGCAAACGGTGATATTGCGGTCCTTGGTATAATTATTTACGGGAATTTTGATAATATTAAAAATTATAACAATACATATTGCGTTAATGAGAAAATGGGAAATAACAGAGGGGGACATGCATTAGCTATCGTAGGATATGATGATAATAAAGTAACAGCGGATGGTACTGGCGCTTTTAGATTAGTTAATTCATGGGGTACATCTTGGGGCGATAATGGATTTTGTTGGATGTCTTATCAAGCAGTTATTGATACAAATTTATCGCAAAGATTTGCTTGTTATACTACGGATAGGATTCAATATGAGCCAACTATTATAGCTTCAACACAAATTACACATTCAAATATTAATTTCTTAAAGTTAAATTTTGGAATCGGATTAAACAGCACACCAATTTATTCAAAGAATTATTTTGATTTTTACATGAATACATTACCAGGTCTTCCGGCTAGATCTTTTCCAAATAACAATATTGATTTCGATCTTTCGGATGGATTAAGCTATTTGGATACAACTCAAAGCAATAATGTTTTTTTAAGCACCCAAAGTACAGTTTCAGGTACTGTTAATAATTTTTCAATTACCGATTTAAGAGTACATTATATCACAACATCTTCAGAAACACCCAAAACAATTCCTGATAATAATGAAAGTGTTTTTACAAATATCGATCTCAGGATAGTTAATGAGAGTAATATCATATGTACTGATGTAACATTACTACAAGGTTGGAATATTGTATCAGTGCCTGTAATAGCAACAAATATGTCCACAAGTATACTGTTTGCAGGAGCAAATTCACCCACATATAATTACACGGATAAATACAATATTGCAACAACTCTAGAAAATGGTAAAGGATACTGGGTAAGATATCCAATAGCAACAACGATAAACATTTGTGGTAATATTGTAAATAGTAATACGATCCCTGTAACAGAAGGATGGAATTTAGTAGGGGTATATGAAAGGAATGTGAATATAAACCAAGTAACTACTGAACCTTGGGGAATAGTCAACTCACCATTCTACGGATATTCAAACAAGTATGAAATCCCTACTGTTATGGAAGTCGGTAAGAGCTATTGGGTAAGGGCAAGTGGTGCCGGTGTAATTAATATAGGGAATGCACTTGCAAAGAGAATAAACCAAACAATAGTCAAAGAGAGCATAGACCCTAAATGGATAAAAATAATAGTACGAGACAATAATGGAAATCGGAGTATTGTTTACGGTGCGTCCGAGTCAATAAATTTTGATAGCTATGCCTTACCACCTATACCACCAAGCGGTGTATTTGATGTACGCTGGGATAGTAATCAGTTGGTAGATAACATAAACAATGGAACGAAAGATATTTTAATCCACTCGGCAGAATATCCGATAACTTTAAAAGTAGAGGGAGGGAATTTAAGTATAAAAGATAAGGTAGGAGGAGTGGTGATTAACGCAGTAGTGCGGGATGGTCAGAGTATAGTCATCACAAATCCAGCAATAGAAAGTTTTCATGTAAATACAGTAGTTTTCCCAATAACATTTAAGTTGTTTCAGAACTATCCAAATCCGTTTAATCCAACAACAACAATTGAATACGTTTTGCCGTATAATAGCAGAGTAAAAGTAGAAATTTTTAATATGCTTGGACAGTTAATAACCACACTGATAGACAAAGAAGAATCTGCAGGTTACAAACAAGTTTTGTGGAATGCGAATGATCTTTCCAGCGGCATTTACATTATGCGGATGAATGCTGAAGCTGTGGAAGGAGGGAATAAATTTTCTTCTACGAAAAAACTTCTCTTACTAAAATAA
- a CDS encoding SBBP repeat-containing protein produces MVKKLLFLLALFCTVGNAQQLKNPQQTLNQTDKSFFIQNKGQWNPEVKYLARIGGMNAWITNSGVVYDYYRIKKNFDETKTTKMNPREMQDYENKNTLVDGHVVRMQLVNAEKEVISVGNNQREGYYNYFISNDKSKWASYVPLYDNVEVKGIYKNIDVKYYYDNRMLRYDYIVKPGADVSRIIFKFDGQEGMNVNSKGELVLKTSIGEVTNGKLYAYQMEGETQKEVECTFEQREDGAIGLKATGYDANKELIIDPLVYSTFIGGSGDDQGYSIAIDVSGNAYITGAASSQNYPTTPGAYQTNFNGTGYVTKLNSNGNGLVYSTFIGGNSTFYSIAIDKGGNAFITGRNNSPDYPTTIGAFQTTYGGSVEEGGISQGDAVVTKLNTTGSGLIYSTYIGGSSNEMAFSIAVDVEGNAYVTGTTNSKNYPTTSGAFQKSFGGGIGDYFTGDGFVTKLNSTGSALVYSTFMGGSNNDHSYSIAVDAAGDAYITGQTYSSDYPTTPGVFQTTYVGGYNTFGDAFVTKLNSIGSGLVYSTFIGDTGEDQGNSIAVDAGGNAYITGLTNSLNYPTTPGAYQTNFISTGGMQYSSVFVTKINPTGSGLVYSTFIGGGGGGDQGYSIAIDGSGNSYITGVTSSTIFPTTSGAFQKSYGGRDVNYFGGDAFITELNPTGNELIYSTYLGGHLNDYGNSIAIDASGNAFITGSARSSNYPTTPGSFQSIYGGDELYGDAFVTKLNIPQTTLTHDVGVLKIIGANQFTGGSQYYPSVQIQNLGASNESFNVICKIYDYNGNVLTQSTQAVTNLASDSIQTVIFTPYALNDNYLYKVEFNTQLTEDLNTDNNSISKYINTYSAIKKNVLVEIATETTCPFAPGVQSGANDLINNGKKCAIIGYFMDNDFEDRSNYGYSNWRYNWYGWGGIPAAIFDGIFIYVGENTCIGVYNSYLPFYDSVYSIRTPLDISITGNAASVNDYNVTFHVRKLAPFIEKNIVLFAALTENKIPFTWMGQTEVDYCERWMFPDFTKGYPIDLVYNDSVSVPISLTTKSSWLLANLELSVWVQDLYTKEIFNTTKIKLIDFSTWQADINVKDNGNVSQSLTFGKSPIGTDGIDIDLGEAPLPPPPFGFDARFHLPTGDDSWKDYRLADNDSIEWLIKFQPGNGGYPITFSWNPVQLPSTGSFYLKDLITGTIVNVNMKTDSSYTLTNSGINALKIELKLDVVPIELTSFAANLFENNVNITWETSTEKNNSGFEIQRSKDGNVYDKIGFVKGNGTTAEIHTYVFTDKNVPSRKIYYRLKQIDYNGTANYSNAIEVFQDLPIVFSLSQNYPNPFNPSTVIKYGLPGISNVQIKIYNLVGQEVESLVNGTQNAGYHEVTWNASTKTSGIYFYTLEAIPADGKGNFRSTKKLILMK; encoded by the coding sequence ATGGTCAAAAAATTACTATTTCTACTTGCGTTATTTTGCACAGTTGGTAATGCGCAACAATTAAAAAATCCTCAGCAAACACTTAACCAAACCGATAAAAGTTTCTTCATTCAGAATAAAGGGCAATGGAATCCGGAAGTAAAATACCTTGCTCGTATCGGTGGTATGAATGCGTGGATTACTAACTCCGGTGTTGTGTATGATTATTACCGGATAAAGAAAAACTTTGATGAGACTAAAACCACGAAGATGAATCCCCGGGAAATGCAAGATTATGAAAATAAGAATACTTTGGTTGATGGCCATGTTGTTAGAATGCAGTTGGTTAATGCTGAGAAAGAAGTTATTTCTGTAGGCAATAACCAGCGTGAAGGATATTACAATTATTTTATCAGCAACGATAAAAGCAAATGGGCAAGCTATGTCCCTCTTTACGATAATGTAGAAGTAAAAGGTATTTATAAAAACATAGACGTAAAATATTATTACGATAACAGAATGCTACGGTATGATTACATAGTAAAACCCGGTGCAGATGTGTCACGAATTATTTTTAAGTTTGACGGACAAGAAGGGATGAACGTAAACTCAAAGGGAGAGTTAGTCCTAAAGACAAGCATTGGAGAAGTAACGAACGGAAAGCTTTACGCATACCAAATGGAAGGTGAAACGCAGAAAGAAGTAGAGTGCACATTTGAACAAAGAGAAGATGGAGCGATAGGATTAAAAGCCACCGGTTATGATGCAAATAAAGAACTTATAATTGATCCATTAGTTTATTCTACTTTTATTGGTGGGAGTGGGGATGATCAAGGATATTCAATTGCTATTGATGTAAGTGGAAATGCTTATATAACCGGAGCTGCAAGTAGTCAGAATTATCCCACAACACCCGGAGCTTATCAGACTAACTTCAATGGAACCGGATATGTAACAAAGCTAAATTCAAACGGTAATGGATTAGTTTATTCCACTTTTATTGGTGGTAATTCAACTTTTTATTCAATAGCGATTGATAAGGGAGGAAATGCTTTTATTACGGGACGTAATAACTCTCCAGATTATCCAACAACAATCGGAGCTTTTCAAACTACTTATGGGGGTAGTGTTGAAGAAGGTGGTATCAGTCAAGGTGATGCAGTTGTAACAAAACTAAACACAACCGGAAGCGGATTAATTTATTCTACTTATATAGGTGGAAGCAGCAATGAGATGGCTTTTTCAATAGCAGTAGATGTAGAGGGGAATGCTTATGTAACAGGGACTACCAATTCAAAAAATTATCCCACAACAAGCGGAGCTTTTCAGAAATCATTTGGCGGTGGGATTGGTGATTATTTTACGGGTGATGGTTTTGTAACAAAACTAAACTCAACCGGAAGCGCATTAGTTTATTCTACCTTTATGGGAGGGAGTAATAATGACCATTCCTATTCAATAGCTGTTGATGCGGCAGGAGATGCTTATATAACAGGACAAACATACTCTTCAGATTATCCCACAACACCTGGAGTTTTTCAGACTACTTATGTTGGTGGTTATAATACATTTGGTGATGCCTTTGTAACAAAACTTAACTCAATCGGCAGTGGATTAGTTTATTCTACTTTTATTGGGGATACTGGTGAGGATCAAGGAAATTCGATAGCAGTCGATGCCGGCGGGAATGCTTATATAACTGGATTGACAAATTCTTTAAACTATCCCACAACACCCGGAGCTTATCAGACTAATTTTATTAGTACTGGCGGCATGCAGTATTCTTCTGTTTTTGTAACAAAAATAAATCCAACCGGAAGTGGCTTAGTTTATTCTACTTTTATTGGTGGTGGTGGTGGTGGTGATCAAGGTTATTCAATCGCTATAGATGGAAGTGGTAATTCATATATAACAGGCGTTACAAGTTCAACAATTTTTCCAACAACAAGCGGAGCTTTTCAGAAATCTTATGGCGGTAGAGATGTTAATTATTTTGGGGGGGATGCCTTTATAACAGAATTAAACCCAACCGGAAACGAATTAATTTATTCTACTTATTTGGGAGGGCATCTTAATGATTATGGAAATTCAATAGCCATTGATGCGAGCGGGAATGCTTTTATAACAGGGAGCGCAAGATCTTCAAATTATCCCACTACACCCGGCTCTTTTCAGTCTATTTATGGTGGTGATGAACTTTATGGTGATGCTTTTGTAACAAAATTAAATATACCTCAGACAACTTTAACACATGATGTTGGCGTTCTCAAGATAATTGGAGCTAATCAGTTTACAGGTGGTTCTCAATATTATCCTTCTGTCCAAATTCAAAATCTCGGTGCCAGCAATGAGAGTTTTAATGTTATATGTAAGATTTACGATTATAACGGAAACGTTTTAACACAGAGTACGCAAGCTGTAACAAATCTTGCATCGGACTCAATTCAGACAGTTATTTTCACTCCTTACGCTTTAAATGATAATTATCTTTATAAAGTTGAATTTAATACACAATTAACAGAGGATCTTAACACTGATAATAATTCAATATCAAAATATATTAACACGTATTCAGCAATTAAAAAAAATGTTTTGGTTGAAATAGCAACTGAAACGACTTGTCCATTTGCACCTGGTGTTCAATCAGGAGCAAACGATCTGATAAATAATGGAAAGAAGTGTGCAATAATTGGATACTTTATGGATAATGATTTTGAAGACCGATCTAATTATGGATATTCTAACTGGAGGTATAATTGGTATGGTTGGGGCGGCATTCCGGCAGCGATCTTTGATGGAATTTTCATATACGTAGGTGAAAATACTTGTATCGGTGTGTATAATAGTTACTTGCCGTTTTATGATTCGGTTTATTCGATTAGAACCCCTTTGGATATTAGTATTACTGGAAACGCTGCCTCAGTAAACGATTATAATGTTACATTTCATGTTAGGAAGCTTGCGCCATTTATTGAAAAGAATATTGTGTTATTTGCTGCCTTAACTGAAAACAAAATTCCTTTCACTTGGATGGGGCAAACGGAAGTTGATTACTGTGAGCGTTGGATGTTTCCTGATTTCACGAAAGGATATCCAATCGATTTGGTATATAATGACTCAGTGTCAGTGCCTATCTCACTAACAACGAAATCATCTTGGTTACTTGCAAATCTTGAGCTATCAGTATGGGTGCAGGATTTATATACCAAGGAAATTTTTAATACAACAAAAATAAAATTAATTGATTTTTCTACCTGGCAAGCAGATATTAATGTTAAAGATAACGGTAATGTTTCACAATCACTTACGTTTGGTAAGTCCCCTATAGGTACTGATGGAATAGACATCGATTTAGGAGAAGCACCATTACCTCCACCTCCTTTTGGATTTGACGCACGATTCCATTTGCCAACCGGAGATGATTCCTGGAAAGACTACCGCCTGGCAGACAACGATAGTATTGAATGGTTAATAAAATTTCAACCGGGAAATGGAGGTTATCCAATTACATTTAGCTGGAATCCGGTTCAACTTCCCTCTACTGGAAGTTTCTATCTTAAAGATTTAATTACGGGAACAATAGTAAATGTCAATATGAAGACAGACAGTTCCTATACACTTACCAATTCAGGTATAAATGCATTAAAAATAGAATTAAAATTGGATGTTGTGCCTATAGAATTAACTTCATTTGCGGCAAATTTATTTGAGAACAATGTGAATATTACTTGGGAAACCTCCACAGAAAAGAATAATTCAGGTTTCGAAATTCAAAGAAGTAAAGATGGGAATGTATATGACAAAATCGGGTTTGTGAAAGGGAACGGAACAACTGCCGAAATTCATACGTACGTTTTTACGGATAAGAATGTACCCTCAAGAAAAATATATTACAGATTGAAACAAATAGATTACAATGGTACAGCGAATTATTCAAATGCAATTGAAGTCTTTCAGGATTTGCCGATTGTTTTTAGTCTATCCCAGAATTATCCAAATCCCTTTAATCCATCGACAGTGATCAAATATGGATTACCGGGAATTAGTAACGTACAGATTAAGATATACAATTTAGTTGGTCAAGAGGTTGAATCCTTAGTAAATGGAACGCAGAATGCTGGTTATCATGAAGTAACATGGAATGCATCAACCAAAACATCAGGCATTTACTTTTACACTTTAGAGGCTATTCCGGCGGACGGTAAAGGAAACTTCCGTTCGACAAAGAAGCTAATTTTAATGAAGTGA
- a CDS encoding T9SS type A sorting domain-containing protein codes for MKNSIFIISFILALTSLPLLGQKTDTSIDTIAVDSPWTIAGCVYRQNPTPPLESELEIMASGKAVILDIELCTNEILDKLNALDSTLLIGIYFNPMEIFSDIITDRPWQNSIRNDLLNNFYNPASSFFVYNPSHDQKIITTWDSGYSMWLMNLSEYCPLINNMKYNDYISAKIISRLNSFKTKIDFLLFDNGLRDIIWLGNPDYTITQDKLAPDIDWDSEGDWFQFPTEAIRGSHNTPIDSSWRNGTSKILKNLKDSIPIKIIVNQPNEFYYTVCDGKMFENIGSKFGVSGPSNLNYGSALKNPKDMLKVITDYFIPNNLFFNLIQSSNGQASASTDSIDETAMVMALLYDNALFCFAHNSIEVSEIAKRPIGLPTSEMKEENGLKIREFENGFVVFNPASIDKSFRDANIPLDVNIPFYRGKIILKKSTNVDINPIESVKNYSLQQNYPNPFNPSTLIRFALPFRSTIKIEVYNILGEKIKEILNEQKNAGYYEVNFNTNGLRSGVYFYLLYAKSTDGKSEFRDIKKMMLLK; via the coding sequence ATGAAAAATTCAATATTTATTATCTCGTTCATACTTGCTTTAACAAGCTTGCCTTTATTAGGACAAAAGACGGATACAAGTATTGATACTATAGCAGTTGATTCCCCGTGGACTATTGCAGGCTGTGTTTATCGTCAGAATCCTACTCCGCCCCTTGAATCAGAATTAGAAATAATGGCAAGTGGAAAAGCGGTAATTTTGGATATCGAATTATGTACAAATGAAATTCTTGATAAATTAAATGCATTAGATTCCACTCTATTAATAGGTATATATTTCAATCCAATGGAAATATTTAGCGATATCATCACTGATAGACCTTGGCAGAATTCAATAAGGAATGATTTATTAAACAATTTTTATAATCCGGCTTCATCATTCTTTGTATATAATCCTTCACATGATCAAAAAATAATAACTACATGGGATAGTGGCTACTCAATGTGGCTAATGAATCTTTCGGAATATTGTCCTTTGATTAACAATATGAAATACAATGATTATATTTCTGCAAAGATAATTTCACGGCTTAATTCATTTAAGACAAAAATTGATTTTCTTTTATTTGATAATGGTTTAAGAGATATTATATGGCTGGGAAACCCTGATTACACGATTACACAAGATAAGCTAGCCCCTGATATTGACTGGGATAGTGAGGGTGATTGGTTTCAATTTCCAACTGAAGCAATACGTGGTTCGCACAATACACCAATAGACTCAAGTTGGCGTAATGGTACTTCAAAAATACTTAAAAACTTAAAAGATAGTATTCCCATAAAAATTATTGTCAATCAACCCAACGAATTTTACTATACGGTTTGCGATGGTAAAATGTTTGAAAATATAGGATCAAAATTTGGTGTTTCTGGTCCAAGTAATTTGAATTATGGCAGTGCGTTAAAAAATCCCAAAGATATGTTAAAAGTAATTACAGATTATTTTATACCTAATAATTTATTTTTTAATCTCATTCAAAGCAGCAACGGGCAGGCTTCCGCTTCTACAGATTCTATTGATGAAACTGCAATGGTTATGGCATTGCTATATGATAATGCTTTGTTTTGTTTCGCACATAATAGCATTGAAGTGTCTGAAATTGCCAAAAGACCAATTGGACTGCCAACAAGTGAAATGAAAGAGGAGAATGGATTAAAAATCCGAGAATTTGAAAATGGCTTTGTAGTATTTAACCCAGCTTCTATAGATAAATCATTCAGGGATGCAAATATACCTTTAGATGTAAATATACCTTTCTATAGGGGAAAAATAATTCTTAAAAAGTCAACCAATGTTGATATTAATCCCATTGAATCTGTTAAGAATTACTCACTTCAGCAGAATTATCCAAATCCATTTAATCCTAGCACATTGATAAGGTTTGCATTGCCATTCAGAAGTACAATAAAAATTGAAGTCTATAATATTCTAGGTGAAAAAATAAAAGAAATACTTAACGAACAAAAGAATGCCGGTTACTACGAAGTAAACTTCAACACAAATGGATTACGTAGCGGAGTTTATTTTTATTTGCTCTATGCCAAGAGTACTGACGGTAAGAGTGAATTTAGGGATATAAAGAAGATGATGTTGCTCAAATAG
- the gatB gene encoding Asp-tRNA(Asn)/Glu-tRNA(Gln) amidotransferase subunit GatB, with protein sequence MIRKMNEKYEAVIGLEVHAQLLTETKCFCGCSTKFGNPPNSNVCPICLGHPGVLPVLNKKVVEFTVMMGLATNCAINEKSTFARKNYFYPDLPKGYQISQYEQPICENGSLEIEFINGSKKLIGITRIHMEEDAGKSIHDQSTETLVDVNRCGVPLMEIVSEPDMRTPEEAFLYLTKIKQIVQYLGICDGNMEEGSLRCDANISIRLKGERELGTKTEVKNMNSFRNVERAIAFEIERQIELIEDGKKIIQQTLLWNADLNSVATMRSKEEAHDYRYFPDPDLMPVVVSVEWKNEIANKLPELPEVRRKRFVEQFKIPEYDAVVLTSARDLADYYEKVISITGDYKSASNWVMGEVLKGINGNKLSADKFSVSPENLGKLINLINKNVISGKIAKEIFPEMLLTNKEPEVIIKEKNLIQITDTSEIEDVINKMLIKHTNEVQQYLSGKDKVFGFFVGQVMKETKGKANPKAVNDILKEKLDALKLS encoded by the coding sequence ATTATTAGAAAAATGAACGAGAAATACGAAGCAGTTATTGGACTTGAAGTCCATGCACAATTATTAACCGAAACAAAATGTTTTTGCGGATGCAGTACTAAATTTGGTAATCCGCCTAATTCTAATGTGTGCCCAATATGTTTGGGTCATCCGGGAGTTCTGCCGGTATTGAATAAAAAAGTTGTTGAGTTTACAGTTATGATGGGTCTTGCAACAAACTGTGCAATAAATGAAAAATCTACCTTTGCAAGAAAGAATTATTTTTATCCTGATCTTCCTAAAGGTTACCAGATTTCTCAATACGAACAACCTATTTGTGAAAACGGATCACTTGAAATAGAGTTTATTAATGGAAGCAAAAAGCTAATTGGAATTACCAGAATCCATATGGAAGAAGATGCCGGTAAATCAATTCACGATCAATCCACTGAAACTTTAGTTGATGTAAACCGATGCGGTGTACCTCTTATGGAAATTGTAAGCGAACCAGATATGCGAACTCCTGAAGAAGCATTTCTTTATTTAACTAAAATAAAACAAATCGTTCAGTATCTTGGAATTTGTGATGGGAATATGGAAGAAGGCTCACTTAGATGCGATGCAAACATTTCCATTCGCTTAAAAGGAGAAAGGGAATTAGGAACCAAGACGGAAGTTAAGAATATGAATTCCTTCCGGAATGTTGAAAGAGCAATTGCTTTTGAAATTGAAAGACAAATTGAATTGATTGAAGATGGAAAGAAAATCATTCAGCAAACTTTGTTGTGGAATGCCGATCTTAATTCTGTTGCAACAATGCGTAGTAAAGAAGAAGCTCACGATTACCGGTACTTCCCCGATCCTGATCTAATGCCTGTTGTTGTTTCAGTGGAATGGAAGAACGAAATTGCCAATAAACTTCCAGAACTTCCGGAAGTAAGAAGAAAAAGATTTGTAGAGCAATTTAAAATTCCGGAATATGATGCTGTGGTTTTAACATCAGCAAGAGATTTAGCTGATTATTATGAAAAAGTAATTTCAATAACTGGTGATTACAAATCCGCCAGCAACTGGGTAATGGGAGAAGTTTTAAAAGGGATAAATGGAAATAAATTATCGGCTGATAAGTTTTCGGTCTCACCGGAAAACCTTGGAAAGCTAATTAACCTAATAAATAAAAATGTAATTAGCGGAAAGATTGCTAAAGAAATATTTCCCGAAATGCTTTTAACCAATAAAGAGCCTGAAGTAATTATTAAGGAAAAAAATCTTATTCAGATAACAGATACATCTGAAATTGAAGACGTGATAAACAAAATGCTTATAAAACACACAAATGAAGTTCAACAATATTTATCGGGCAAAGATAAAGTGTTTGGATTTTTTGTGGGACAGGTAATGAAAGAAACTAAAGGTAAAGCAAATCCGAAGGCTGTGAATGACATTCTGAAAGAAAAGCTGGACGCACTGAAGTTATCATAA